A genomic segment from Aquila chrysaetos chrysaetos chromosome 11, bAquChr1.4, whole genome shotgun sequence encodes:
- the LOC115348317 gene encoding COPII coat assembly protein SEC16-like, which yields MLVTPLSAEAERQHCSISPGRRAGVHPRRSSPFAPRRPQSRVSPPTLASARRQPRPRTSLTAVRRLRETGRGESARPPAAPSPFPNSGSGSATAPQRPLPPAFGGKGEDSPHTRTHAPRERYLSGPAPLCFSPSLLAGGGSPSTTAASGRAGGEGAAHYVAGRDTWAPPPAPARPLRLTIWQRAGSRLPPFPRRPSAKLEAGGG from the exons ATGCTCGTCACGCCG CTCAGCGCCGAGGCAGAAAGACAGCACTGCAGCATCTCCCCCGGCCGGAGGGCTGGCGTACACCCACGGAGAAGTTCCCCCTTCGCCCCACGGCGACCGCAGtcccgtgtgtccccccccaccctcgCCTCAGCCCGCCGGCAGCCGCGGCCCCGCACTAGCCTCACAGCCGTGAGGCGGCTGAGGGAAACGGGGCGAGGGGAGAGCGCCAGGCCTCCCGCcgccccttcccccttccccaacaGCGGCAGCGGCTCGGCCACAGCCCCGCAACGGCCGTTACCGCCCGCCTTCGGCGGGAAAGGAGAGGATTCCCcgcacacacgcacgcacgcacCGCGGGAGCGTTACCTCAGCGGGCCCGCGCCTTTGTGCTTCAGTCCATCCCTCCTcgccggcggcgggagccccAGCACCACCGCggcgagcgggcgggcgggcggggaaggggcggcGCACTATGTGGCAGGAAGGGACACCTGGGCTCctccccccgcgcccgcccgcccgctgcGGCTCACTATCTGGCAGCGAGCGGGGAGTCgcctgcctcccttcccccgccgcccctcggCCAAGTTGGAAGCCGGgggagggtga